The Eulemur rufifrons isolate Redbay chromosome 14, OSU_ERuf_1, whole genome shotgun sequence sequence CCTGCAGCCTCACTTTAGCTTGTGGTCACATTCTTCTCAGACTGACCTCCCAAATGGTgccctctgagcctcattttctctctactctctcctgcctctctctgcttCCTACTGATGGTAAACCAAACAAGCATAAAAAAAGGAGCCTGGGTAATTTTAAATGGAGCAAATTATCCATCCATGAAGTCATCAAAGCTGGGGTCAAATTACAGTGGGAGATGCCAGAGTTCTCCCAAGACCCTATCCTATGCTTATTCCCACCCACAAACATTAAGCAGAGTGACAATGTTATGCAAGAGTACCCAGGTTTCAAAGGGAGACCTGTGGTTCCCTCCCTGTAGTTGGGGCTGGCAAAATTTCaggcttattttttcctttctctgagagAAATGAAGAGCCACATCCCTTAGGAAACCTTTTCTAGGTGATAAGCTCATCACCACCCCCTGGAAAGTCCATTCTTCAGGCTCAACCCAAATACACCACCAAATATTCTGGCCAACAGCCTGATCAGTGTTCTGTGGGGAGCTATGTACTGTCAGGGGACAGACACTTTGCCAGGCACAGTACCCTCCCCTCTCTGCAGAGGAGTCTCTgactcttccccctcccactaTCTAGGGTTAACGTGGAGATGATCTAAAGCCAAGCCACTGGACTCCTGACCACTGACACTCTTCAATGAATTCTGTCTAAGGAAACAAAAGCAGCTGATGTAAACAAGGTCTCTGTTAAAGGAAAGAAACTGTAAATATTAGTCTACCTCTACCCTAatccgcgccccccccccccccgccaaccAGACATTACATGTATGACACCCATCTCTCATGGTCTGTTAAGAAATTTGAGGACAAGTTTCTACCTGGACCGAATTCCCTAGTGAGCAGCAGCAGCCTTCAAGGGAAGGTGGATCGGTCTGGATTACAGTccaggctgggagcagggcaAAAGGAGTCACCCTCTATCTTGGGGAAGAGATCCTTGCAGTCATGAGGAAGGATCCCAGGGGTTAAAGCCCCACACCTTTCCAGGTTATCAGAGGAGAAAGACATCCAGCAGAGGCTCTCACTCACCAATCCAGACCCTTCTCTTGAGGATCTGGTTCTCCTAGCAAGGAATGAATGCACAACCCCCTCTCTGGGTCATATCTTTCCCCTGCCACATTCCCATTTAATCTCCTCTTCATAGGTGGCCCCTATTCCAAGAGCCTCTGGACCCTCTTACCGTGACAAAGACAACATTGTTGGGGAAGACTGATGTGTCTGCTCCATCCAAGGGCACTTGGGGTGCAGCGATGGGACCCCGGCTGGCTGTCAGTGAGGCTGGAAAGCAGCTCCTCTTTCGGACGGTGGTGGTCCCTTCCTCACCCTCTGCTCCTGGGTCCCCCTCAGAAGTCTGAGGTGGGAGACGCAGCTCCTCGGACAGGTAGTGTCGGATGTTTTGGCGGGCCGAATGGATGAGCCGAGCATCAATATCCAGGCCCACCATGCGGGATGGGCCCCACTTGCAGGCAATGCTCAGGGTGAGGTGGCCCACATTGCAGCCCAGATCTAGGACGTCCCGGCCCCGAAACCACTCAGGCTTCAACACCCGAAGGCGCCCATCCTCACAGGAAGGATTGCGGTACCCATAGTACTTGCAATAATTCCCATACTGGAACTTGCGCTGTTGCTTTTTGAAGCCTGCTGCAGGTagggggtggtggtggcggcCTCCCCCACTCCCTCGGCCCTTTTCCTTGGAACCCTGGCCTCCACCCCGAGCCCCTGCCTCCGACTTGCTGGAAGTCCTGCGACGTTTTCGATGTCGTGAGGAGGAAGACGGGGGTGCAGAGGTAACTGAGGCAGCTGGAGGGGCTGAGAGGGAGCCTGAGGGACCCTGCAGGGCAGATGGAAGGGGAGACACGACTTCATCCCTGCAGTTGATGGCTGTGTTGAGTTCATAGGGTTGGGGCGCATCCCGGTTCTGGCCCCTATGCCGCTGCTGCTGTGTGGTGCCCTCCCCGTGGAGTGAGGGAGTGAGGGGGGCTGTGGGCAGCACAGAGTGGCTATCATTCCCTCCAGTtgcctgctgctgctggtggtgctGTCCCCGGTGTCTATGCCGCTTCCGACCAGTCTTGAGTGGTGAAGCAAGAACTACTTGGGCCTCATCAGTGCAAGTATTGAGACTGAGCGGGTCAGTAATATCTTTGGGGATGAGGATCTCCACTGGGTCTCGCCCTTTGGCCGGAAGTGGGGATGACTTAGGGGTCTCCGCATTGAGTGCTCGGCTCACTTCCTCATCCAGGAGACTATTCAGGTTCAGTGGGTCAAAGATATTGCCCCCCAGGAGGAAATTGGAGGGCAATACAGAGTCACAGTCCGAATTAACCCGCCTGCGCCTCTTGAAGGCCGGATGTTTGAAgcctccaccacctcctcccacATTACAGCTATTTCTCCTTTTGCCTCCACCCCCACCAGGGGGCCGGTGGGGCTGATAGCCATTACGGGGTCGAGGAGGGGCAGGGGGGCCCAGTTCtgtcccgccccctccccgtcGCTCCTCCCCCACGTCCGGGGGAGCGGCTCGCCCATGGGGATCCGACAAACGGGCCTCCCCATGCGACTGCGCCTGGGGGCCGCCCCCTCGATGTTGCTGCGCCGGGCCGCCCCGAGGGGTGGATGCGGCCCTGGGGCTCTCCCTGCCAACCCCTGAAGCCGGGGCCCCCGCCGAGTGTGCGCGATGGCCCGGCCCACGCTCCGTCCCGCCGCGGAGCTCCCCGGAGGCGGCCTCTTGGTGCGGTGGCACCGAGGGGCCGCCCCCTCCGCCCGACTGGTCTTTGAGCGGCGGCGGTGGGGCCGGCACCAGAAACGGCTCCTTCTCCGCCGCCATCTCGATC is a genomic window containing:
- the MEPCE gene encoding 7SK snRNA methylphosphate capping enzyme isoform X1: MIEMAAEKEPFLVPAPPPPLKDQSGGGGGPSVPPHQEAASGELRGGTERGPGHRAHSAGAPASGVGRESPRAASTPRGGPAQQHRGGGPQAQSHGEARLSDPHGRAAPPDVGEERRGGGGTELGPPAPPRPRNGYQPHRPPGGGGGKRRNSCNVGGGGGGFKHPAFKRRRRVNSDCDSVLPSNFLLGGNIFDPLNLNSLLDEEVSRALNAETPKSSPLPAKGRDPVEILIPKDITDPLSLNTCTDEAQVVLASPLKTGRKRHRHRGQHHQQQQATGGNDSHSVLPTAPLTPSLHGEGTTQQQRHRGQNRDAPQPYELNTAINCRDEVVSPLPSALQGPSGSLSAPPAASVTSAPPSSSSRHRKRRRTSSKSEAGARGGGQGSKEKGRGSGGGRHHHPLPAAGFKKQQRKFQYGNYCKYYGYRNPSCEDGRLRVLKPEWFRGRDVLDLGCNVGHLTLSIACKWGPSRMVGLDIDARLIHSARQNIRHYLSEELRLPPQTSEGDPGAEGEEGTTTVRKRSCFPASLTASRGPIAAPQVPLDGADTSVFPNNVVFVTGNYVLDRDELVEAQMPEYDVVLCLSLTKWVHLNWGDEGLKRMFRRIYRHLRPGGILVLEPQPWSSYGKRKTLTETIYKNYYRIKLKPEQFSSYLTSPEVGFSSYELVATPHNTSKGFQRPVYLFHKARSPSH
- the MEPCE gene encoding 7SK snRNA methylphosphate capping enzyme isoform X2, whose translation is MIEMAAEKEPFLVPAPPPPLKDQSGGGGGPSVPPHQEAASGELRGGTERGPGHRAHSAGAPASGQHRGGGPQAQSHGEARLSDPHGRAAPPDVGEERRGGGGTELGPPAPPRPRNGYQPHRPPGGGGGKRRNSCNVGGGGGGFKHPAFKRRRRVNSDCDSVLPSNFLLGGNIFDPLNLNSLLDEEVSRALNAETPKSSPLPAKGRDPVEILIPKDITDPLSLNTCTDEAQVVLASPLKTGRKRHRHRGQHHQQQQATGGNDSHSVLPTAPLTPSLHGEGTTQQQRHRGQNRDAPQPYELNTAINCRDEVVSPLPSALQGPSGSLSAPPAASVTSAPPSSSSRHRKRRRTSSKSEAGARGGGQGSKEKGRGSGGGRHHHPLPAAGFKKQQRKFQYGNYCKYYGYRNPSCEDGRLRVLKPEWFRGRDVLDLGCNVGHLTLSIACKWGPSRMVGLDIDARLIHSARQNIRHYLSEELRLPPQTSEGDPGAEGEEGTTTVRKRSCFPASLTASRGPIAAPQVPLDGADTSVFPNNVVFVTGNYVLDRDELVEAQMPEYDVVLCLSLTKWVHLNWGDEGLKRMFRRIYRHLRPGGILVLEPQPWSSYGKRKTLTETIYKNYYRIKLKPEQFSSYLTSPEVGFSSYELVATPHNTSKGFQRPVYLFHKARSPSH